A window from Leptospira meyeri encodes these proteins:
- a CDS encoding dicarboxylate/amino acid:cation symporter codes for MFFPKIPFWIQILVSLLLGLVFGIFLNPESGFVSALNLKPYLPWMKLPGDIFLNLLQMIMIPLVIVSIALGVSSLRNLKDLWNLGSKTLLYFIFTTVVSVNIGISLTLIIKPGNQIQNQTITSNQNNPPAALDTKQESIPEIIANIIPKNLVNVWSKQQMLSVVFFGMILGIFFLTSRDSGAALKAFCHSLESFCLWVVKVTMKLAPLAVLGLMSYAMVQIGFSLVMGLVSYIGTVLLGLICILIFYGILVFLFTRKNPARFLNQVREIPLLGFSTSSSSSVLPYSLKVAKEKLKLKETVADFVLPLGATINMDGTALYQAVATVFLSQVYQVDLNGLDLFLLVGTVTAASIGTAATPGVGLVILASILYTFQIPVEGITILFGVDRFLDMCRTSVNLTGDLSCAFIMDHIWKETKPNEKT; via the coding sequence ATGTTCTTTCCCAAAATTCCTTTTTGGATCCAAATTCTCGTATCTTTATTGTTAGGTTTAGTTTTCGGAATTTTTTTGAATCCCGAATCTGGGTTTGTTTCTGCTCTTAATTTAAAACCTTATTTACCATGGATGAAACTACCTGGAGATATTTTTTTAAATCTACTACAAATGATTATGATTCCACTAGTAATTGTTTCAATTGCATTGGGAGTCTCTAGTCTAAGAAACTTAAAAGATCTTTGGAATTTAGGAAGTAAAACATTATTATACTTTATCTTTACAACAGTAGTGTCAGTAAACATTGGAATTTCCCTCACCCTCATCATCAAACCAGGAAATCAGATCCAGAATCAAACAATCACTTCAAACCAAAATAATCCGCCTGCTGCTTTAGACACGAAACAAGAATCCATACCGGAAATCATAGCCAATATTATACCAAAAAACTTAGTAAACGTTTGGTCCAAACAACAAATGTTATCTGTTGTTTTTTTCGGAATGATTTTAGGAATATTTTTTCTGACTTCCCGTGACTCAGGTGCTGCCTTAAAAGCATTCTGTCATTCTCTAGAGAGTTTTTGTTTATGGGTCGTTAAGGTGACAATGAAGTTAGCTCCTTTAGCTGTTTTAGGTCTTATGAGTTATGCTATGGTACAAATTGGGTTTTCATTAGTAATGGGCTTAGTTTCTTATATTGGAACCGTTCTCCTTGGACTTATTTGTATTTTAATTTTTTATGGAATCTTGGTGTTTCTCTTCACTAGGAAAAATCCGGCTCGTTTTCTGAACCAAGTTCGTGAAATCCCTTTGCTTGGTTTTTCGACTTCTAGTTCCAGCTCAGTCCTACCTTATTCCTTAAAAGTGGCGAAAGAAAAATTAAAATTAAAAGAAACAGTCGCTGACTTTGTTCTTCCTCTCGGTGCTACGATTAACATGGATGGAACTGCTTTGTACCAAGCAGTAGCCACGGTATTTCTTAGCCAAGTGTATCAAGTTGACTTAAATGGTTTAGACTTATTTTTGTTAGTTGGAACGGTAACGGCAGCTTCAATTGGAACGGCAGCTACGCCGGGTGTTGGCCTTGTTATTCTCGCATCCATCCTTTATACCTTTCAAATTCCAGTCGAAGGAATCACTATTCTTTTTGGAGTTGACCGGTTTTTAGATATGTGTAGAACTTCAGTAAATCTGACCGGCGATCTATCTTGCGCATTTATCATGGACCATATCTGGAAGGAAACAAAACCAAATGAAAAAACTTAA
- a CDS encoding SGNH/GDSL hydrolase family protein yields MKKLKYTLLLGITAFLIHCDTKKDYFEDVGANLLCTTYAICNGETPAKTGIIGDSWTDILLGFPMVETLRPQLENRYHYKFAGATLGGKTLQGVVSQGLQFQVIDQGGADMKVVLLSLGGNDIQANLSEYIGKIDTVQAQRFATIKANLKQLIITGNAYKIARFGGAPIKWIIHGYDYPNPYMPPVIAGSEEGCKTKFDKIGLIVPDAAVFTSNQVDAFNNLLLEVTREEPSLIYVDLRSTLGGRPNSRAELMLDCIHANNLGYTLLADKLARIIYPITNIGL; encoded by the coding sequence ATGAAAAAACTTAAATACACACTTTTGTTAGGAATAACAGCATTCCTCATCCATTGTGATACAAAAAAGGATTACTTCGAAGATGTCGGTGCAAACCTTTTATGTACAACGTATGCCATTTGCAATGGAGAAACACCTGCAAAAACGGGAATCATTGGTGACAGTTGGACAGACATTCTTCTCGGATTCCCAATGGTTGAAACTCTAAGGCCACAACTGGAAAATCGATATCATTATAAATTTGCTGGTGCCACCTTGGGTGGAAAAACCTTACAAGGAGTCGTGAGCCAAGGCCTTCAATTCCAAGTGATTGATCAAGGTGGAGCCGATATGAAAGTAGTTCTTCTTTCATTGGGTGGAAATGATATCCAAGCAAACCTTTCTGAATATATTGGAAAGATCGATACGGTACAAGCGCAACGTTTTGCTACAATCAAAGCAAATCTCAAACAATTGATCATTACCGGGAACGCATATAAAATCGCTCGCTTTGGCGGTGCGCCAATAAAATGGATCATTCATGGTTATGATTATCCCAACCCATACATGCCACCTGTGATTGCCGGTTCTGAGGAAGGTTGTAAAACAAAGTTTGATAAAATTGGTTTAATTGTTCCTGATGCTGCTGTGTTTACTTCAAACCAAGTTGATGCATTCAACAATCTTCTCTTAGAAGTGACTCGCGAGGAACCTTCGTTGATCTATGTCGATTTGAGAAGTACACTGGGGGGAAGGCCAAATTCTCGTGCAGAATTAATGTTAGATTGTATTCATGCAAATAACTTAGGTTATACACTACTTGCTGATAAGTTGGCAAGAATTATCTACCCAATCACTAATATAGGATTGTAA